From a single Lactococcus carnosus genomic region:
- the thrC gene encoding threonine synthase codes for MTLIYQSTRDKTNKLTASQAILQGLATDGGLYVPNQIPDVALDFDLLKASSYQEIASLVLSAFLDDFTPEEIAYCVDSAYDTKFDELSIAPLVKVGGQYNLELFHGNTIAFKDMALSILPYLMTTAAQKHGVDREIVILTATSGDTGKAAMAGFADVPGTKIVVFYPKDGVSKIQEKQMTTQVGDNVKVIAIDGNFDAAQTTVKQMFNDEALREKMFANHKQFSSANSMNIGRLIPQISYYVYAYAQLVKTGAIKNGDKINFTVPTGNFGNILAAYYAKQIGLPINQLICASNENNVLTDFFKTGTYDKNRDFFVTSSPSMDILVSSNLERLIYHLTGDSDIKTSELMQLLTQDGEYRITDEMFKQLSDFYADFADEAEISSEISATFETNHYVEDPHTAVASAVYKKYTLATGDQTPTVVVSTASPYKFPRVVVDSLTGTSAKADDFELVKQLADLSKVPLPKAVSDLFGAPILHHEVIATSDMQSAVINYLELD; via the coding sequence ATGACTTTAATTTACCAATCAACGCGTGATAAAACCAACAAATTAACTGCCAGTCAAGCCATTCTTCAAGGACTTGCGACAGATGGCGGTCTCTATGTACCAAACCAAATACCAGACGTCGCACTAGATTTTGATCTCCTCAAAGCGTCAAGCTATCAGGAGATTGCAAGCCTTGTCCTATCCGCTTTTCTTGACGACTTTACGCCAGAAGAAATCGCTTATTGTGTTGATAGTGCTTACGATACTAAGTTTGATGAGCTAAGCATCGCCCCACTTGTTAAGGTAGGTGGCCAATACAATTTAGAGCTTTTTCATGGGAATACGATTGCCTTTAAAGATATGGCCTTATCTATTTTACCGTATTTGATGACAACAGCTGCTCAGAAACATGGTGTTGATCGAGAGATTGTGATTTTAACTGCGACATCGGGTGACACAGGGAAAGCTGCCATGGCTGGATTTGCTGATGTCCCTGGCACGAAAATTGTGGTCTTCTATCCCAAAGATGGTGTGTCAAAAATTCAAGAAAAGCAAATGACGACACAAGTTGGTGACAACGTTAAGGTGATCGCGATTGATGGGAATTTTGATGCTGCACAGACGACTGTCAAACAGATGTTTAATGATGAAGCCTTGCGAGAAAAAATGTTTGCCAATCACAAGCAATTCTCAAGTGCGAATTCGATGAACATTGGCCGCCTCATTCCCCAAATTAGCTATTATGTGTATGCCTATGCACAACTTGTCAAGACAGGTGCAATCAAAAATGGTGATAAAATAAACTTTACAGTGCCAACAGGTAACTTTGGGAATATCTTAGCAGCCTATTATGCCAAACAAATTGGCTTACCAATCAATCAGTTGATTTGTGCATCAAATGAAAATAATGTCTTAACAGACTTTTTCAAAACAGGCACCTATGATAAGAATCGTGACTTTTTTGTAACGAGTTCACCTTCGATGGATATTCTTGTTTCGTCAAATCTTGAGCGTTTGATCTACCATTTGACAGGTGATTCGGATATTAAAACATCAGAATTGATGCAGCTGCTTACTCAAGACGGTGAGTACCGGATCACAGATGAGATGTTTAAGCAGTTAAGTGATTTCTATGCAGACTTTGCCGATGAAGCAGAAATTAGTTCAGAAATTTCAGCAACTTTTGAAACAAATCACTATGTAGAGGATCCCCATACAGCAGTGGCAAGTGCTGTTTATAAAAAATACACTTTAGCAACAGGTGATCAAACCCCAACAGTAGTTGTGTCTACCGCAAGTCCTTATAAATTCCCTCGCGTGGTAGTTGACAGTTTGACTGGTACATCAGCGAAAGCAGATGATTTTGAGTTGGTTAAACAGCTAGCTGACCTATCAAAAGTACCTCTGCCCAAGGCCGTATCAGATTTATTTGGTGCACCTATTTTGCATCATGAGGTTATCGCGACATCAGATATGCAATCTGCAGTGATAAACTATCTAGAACTGGACTAG
- the nusG gene encoding transcription termination/antitermination protein NusG, giving the protein MSEAFEENIEQAAAQEQTVNFDQGWFVIQTYSGYENKVKENLLERAQTYNMTDNILRIEIPTETVDKEVNGKRKEVEENLFPGYVLVEMNMTDEAWFVVRNTPNVTGFVGSHGNRSKPTPLFEEEIQEILQGMGKVVREITFDIYVGKRVKIIDGAFSGFEGPITEVHGDKLKVIVDMFGRETPVELDAQQVDELDH; this is encoded by the coding sequence ATGTCAGAAGCATTTGAAGAAAATATTGAACAAGCAGCAGCTCAAGAGCAAACAGTTAATTTCGATCAAGGGTGGTTTGTCATTCAGACCTATTCTGGTTATGAAAACAAAGTGAAAGAGAACTTGCTTGAACGTGCACAAACTTACAATATGACTGATAATATTTTGCGCATTGAGATTCCGACTGAAACTGTCGACAAAGAAGTGAACGGCAAACGTAAAGAAGTAGAAGAAAACTTATTTCCAGGTTATGTCTTAGTTGAGATGAACATGACTGATGAAGCATGGTTTGTTGTGCGTAACACACCAAACGTGACAGGTTTCGTTGGCTCCCATGGTAACCGCTCGAAACCAACACCATTATTTGAGGAAGAAATTCAAGAAATTCTTCAAGGAATGGGTAAAGTGGTACGCGAAATTACCTTTGACATCTATGTTGGCAAACGTGTTAAAATTATAGACGGTGCATTTTCAGGATTTGAAGGCCCAATTACTGAAGTACATGGGGATAAATTGAAAGTTATCGTGGATATGTTTGGTCGTGAAACGCCAGTCGAACTTGATGCACAACAAGTAGATGAATTAGATCATTAA
- the secE gene encoding preprotein translocase subunit SecE has product MFKFINSIVAEMKLVTWPTRSEASKDFGMVLQYSAFFMIFIVIFDWLVKSGVTQIVKMLVPMIK; this is encoded by the coding sequence ATGTTTAAATTCATCAATTCAATTGTTGCTGAAATGAAGTTGGTAACTTGGCCAACTCGATCAGAAGCGTCTAAAGACTTCGGTATGGTCCTTCAGTACTCTGCATTTTTCATGATTTTCATTGTCATTTTTGACTGGCTAGTCAAAAGTGGTGTGACACAAATCGTTAAAATGTTAGTCCCAATGATCAAATAA
- the rpmG gene encoding 50S ribosomal protein L33, translated as MIKKSSLACTVCGSRNYSVTVSSNGRDKRLEVNKFCKVCGKYSLHKETR; from the coding sequence ATGATAAAAAAATCAAGCCTTGCTTGTACGGTCTGTGGATCTAGGAACTATTCAGTAACTGTTAGTTCAAATGGACGTGACAAACGTCTTGAAGTTAACAAATTTTGTAAAGTTTGTGGGAAGTACAGCCTGCATAAGGAGACCAGATAA
- a CDS encoding transglycosylase domain-containing protein has protein sequence MTENEQKRASLSRSQKNSDPELEPKVKSKKRQLIPAPIKRFWKKYNLTKIVIAIVLFVVLATASYLLFLAKTADVKTLKQSMEARTEIIDKDGKSAGTMYGQKGTTVKFEDISDNIKNAVVATEDRTFYKNSGINIKRTILAVMTLGKFGGGSTITQQLAKNAYLTQKQTIDRKAKELFLALEINKKYEKNDILTMYLNNSYFGNGIWGIQDASLKYYGKSAKDISVEQAATLVGILKWPEAYNPLYKEGKFAKDRRDTVLQNMVNTKFITQDVATSGMQVGITSNLADAYVGKDDDYNYPSYFDAVIQEAISKYGLSEQDILNNGYKIYTGLDQSMQTGMQTTYASTTQFPVASDGVSAQSASVALDPKSGEVEALIGRVPTAEHNSFRGFNFATQSGRSPGSTIKPLIVYAPAIEAGWSINKTVRDQATDYNGWAPLNADRRWHGDMPLYQALANSYNIPAINTFKSVGIQTGIAKGKQFGLDLTSKNDNLTTALGAGVETNPWQMAQAYATFANDGIMNDAHLIKKITNASGQTIATAKVKSKRVIDSKTAQKMTSMMLGTYTNGTGIYAAPYGYTLAGKTGTNEDIDQWVIGYTPDVVMTLWLGYENPQSPLHRLDDTSAGTASTVFRTMSSAILPATNKTQFTEENAYSLAGLDPVTSPSKDQATTDVVNEAKDKTKEITDKAKDFTDKTSEKVKEVGGSIWDRVKSLFD, from the coding sequence ATGACAGAAAATGAACAAAAGAGAGCTAGCCTGAGTCGGTCGCAAAAAAATAGTGACCCAGAGCTAGAGCCTAAAGTAAAATCAAAAAAACGACAACTGATACCAGCACCGATAAAGCGGTTTTGGAAAAAATATAATTTAACAAAAATCGTGATTGCTATCGTTCTTTTTGTGGTGCTTGCAACAGCGAGTTACTTACTCTTTTTAGCGAAAACCGCTGATGTGAAAACACTTAAACAGTCGATGGAGGCACGTACTGAAATCATCGACAAGGATGGTAAATCAGCAGGGACGATGTATGGTCAAAAAGGGACAACCGTTAAGTTTGAGGATATATCGGATAATATCAAAAATGCAGTCGTGGCGACTGAGGATAGAACATTCTATAAGAATAGTGGGATTAATATCAAGCGTACAATCCTTGCTGTCATGACCTTGGGGAAATTTGGTGGTGGGTCGACCATTACCCAACAACTAGCTAAGAATGCCTATTTAACACAGAAACAAACGATTGACCGTAAGGCTAAGGAATTATTCTTGGCACTTGAAATTAACAAAAAATATGAGAAAAACGACATCCTGACCATGTACTTAAATAACTCTTATTTTGGCAATGGGATCTGGGGCATACAAGATGCAAGTCTCAAATATTATGGTAAATCAGCTAAAGATATCTCAGTAGAGCAGGCAGCGACATTAGTTGGTATTTTGAAATGGCCGGAAGCTTATAATCCGCTTTATAAGGAAGGGAAATTTGCTAAGGATCGTCGTGATACTGTTTTACAAAATATGGTGAATACAAAATTTATCACTCAAGACGTTGCAACTTCAGGCATGCAGGTTGGGATTACCAGTAATTTAGCAGATGCATATGTTGGCAAAGATGATGACTATAATTATCCAAGTTATTTTGATGCAGTCATACAAGAAGCAATCAGCAAATATGGGCTAAGTGAACAGGACATTTTAAATAATGGGTATAAGATATACACAGGCTTAGATCAAAGTATGCAGACTGGTATGCAGACAACCTATGCCAGCACAACACAGTTTCCAGTAGCATCTGACGGTGTTAGCGCCCAGTCCGCATCGGTAGCACTTGATCCTAAGAGTGGAGAAGTTGAAGCGTTAATTGGCCGCGTACCTACGGCTGAACATAATAGTTTCAGAGGTTTTAACTTTGCGACGCAGTCTGGCCGTAGTCCTGGCTCAACGATCAAGCCCTTGATTGTTTATGCACCAGCTATCGAGGCGGGATGGTCGATAAATAAAACAGTTCGTGACCAAGCAACTGACTATAATGGGTGGGCACCATTAAATGCAGATAGACGCTGGCATGGGGATATGCCCTTATATCAAGCCCTTGCTAACTCATATAATATTCCAGCAATCAATACCTTTAAGTCGGTCGGTATTCAAACAGGTATCGCTAAAGGTAAGCAGTTTGGCTTGGACTTAACAAGTAAAAATGACAATCTAACAACTGCATTAGGTGCTGGCGTTGAAACCAATCCATGGCAGATGGCACAAGCCTACGCAACATTCGCAAACGATGGGATTATGAATGATGCCCATCTTATCAAAAAAATTACCAACGCGAGTGGCCAGACAATCGCAACAGCTAAAGTTAAGTCAAAACGAGTGATTGATAGTAAAACAGCACAGAAGATGACAAGTATGATGCTAGGCACCTATACAAATGGGACAGGGATTTACGCAGCGCCTTATGGCTACACTCTTGCAGGTAAGACGGGCACAAATGAAGATATCGACCAGTGGGTTATTGGCTACACACCAGATGTTGTGATGACCCTTTGGCTCGGCTATGAAAATCCGCAAAGTCCACTACACCGACTAGATGACACATCAGCTGGTACGGCATCTACTGTTTTCAGAACGATGTCGAGTGCGATTCTACCTGCTACGAATAAGACACAGTTTACAGAAGAAAATGCTTATAGTCTAGCTGGATTAGATCCGGTTACAAGTCCATCAAAAGATCAAGCAACGACTGATGTCGTCAATGAAGCTAAGGATAAAACAAAAGAAATCACAGATAAAGCTAAGGACTTCACAGATAAAACCAGTGAGAAAGTGAAAGAAGTCGGTGGTAGCATCTGGGACAGAGTTAAGTCATTGTTTGACTAG
- a CDS encoding MarR family winged helix-turn-helix transcriptional regulator, whose protein sequence is MNIRHISKLFYQIKLVNQEITTKFEKETGFSITRYELIMFLKEHGKSPQSTLQNALKIDSAAVTRHLKVLEDKHYVTRERNKANNREVFVSATAEANEALASCETHYDANSNKIHLPLSQAEEETLLDLLTRLVK, encoded by the coding sequence TTGAATATAAGACATATCAGCAAACTTTTTTATCAAATCAAATTGGTCAATCAAGAAATAACGACTAAATTTGAAAAAGAAACTGGCTTTAGCATTACGCGTTATGAATTGATCATGTTTCTAAAAGAACATGGTAAGTCTCCTCAGTCAACATTGCAAAATGCATTAAAGATAGACAGTGCGGCAGTCACCAGACACCTAAAAGTACTAGAAGACAAACACTACGTGACGCGAGAGAGAAATAAAGCGAATAATCGTGAAGTCTTCGTCAGTGCAACTGCTGAAGCAAATGAAGCACTAGCATCCTGTGAAACACACTATGATGCGAACAGCAATAAAATCCACCTTCCCTTAAGTCAAGCAGAAGAAGAGACACTCCTTGACCTCTTAACTAGATTAGTAAAATGA
- a CDS encoding nitroreductase family protein, translating to MTHNLKNNDFADIAFGRKSIRAYDESVKISHEEMLEMIQETTIAPSSVNMQPWRFIVVESDEQKAILKPLVRFNALQNDTSAAMVLFFGDMACQTLGEEIYDQAVAEGKMPQDVRDRQLASIIPFYDNFTTAQMNDVVKVDTSLAAMQFMLVARAHGYDTNPIGGFESDQLAEAFDLDKERYVPVMVVSIGKAAEAGYTSVRLPAEKVTEFK from the coding sequence ATGACACATAACCTTAAAAATAACGACTTCGCTGATATCGCCTTCGGTAGAAAATCTATCCGTGCTTATGACGAATCAGTTAAAATTTCTCACGAAGAAATGCTAGAAATGATCCAAGAAACAACGATTGCACCTTCATCTGTTAACATGCAACCATGGCGTTTTATCGTCGTTGAAAGTGATGAGCAAAAAGCAATCTTGAAACCACTCGTTCGCTTCAACGCACTTCAAAATGATACATCAGCTGCAATGGTCCTCTTTTTTGGAGATATGGCATGTCAAACACTTGGTGAAGAAATTTATGACCAAGCTGTAGCAGAAGGCAAAATGCCACAAGACGTGAGAGATCGCCAATTGGCTTCTATCATTCCTTTTTACGATAACTTTACCACAGCACAAATGAATGATGTTGTTAAAGTCGATACAAGCTTAGCTGCAATGCAATTCATGCTTGTTGCACGTGCACATGGTTATGATACAAATCCAATCGGTGGTTTCGAAAGTGACCAATTAGCTGAAGCATTTGATCTTGACAAAGAGCGCTACGTACCAGTTATGGTCGTCTCTATCGGAAAAGCTGCCGAAGCTGGTTACACATCTGTTCGCTTACCTGCAGAAAAAGTTACTGAATTTAAATAA
- a CDS encoding DUF1304 domain-containing protein, producing the protein MSLLSMILSTLVALEFFYIMYLESIATTSEATGKVFNMAQEELKRESVTALFKNQGIYNGLIGIGLLYANFFSSASMEINRLILIYIILVALYGSFTSNKKIILTQGGLAILALISTFF; encoded by the coding sequence ATGTCACTTTTATCAATGATTTTGAGCACTTTAGTTGCTTTAGAATTCTTTTACATCATGTACTTAGAAAGTATCGCAACGACATCTGAAGCGACTGGAAAAGTCTTTAATATGGCACAAGAAGAACTCAAAAGAGAGTCTGTAACAGCCTTGTTTAAAAACCAAGGTATCTATAATGGTTTAATCGGTATCGGCTTACTCTATGCCAATTTCTTTTCTAGTGCATCTATGGAAATCAACAGACTGATCTTAATTTACATCATTCTAGTTGCTTTGTACGGTAGTTTTACAAGCAATAAAAAAATTATCTTAACACAAGGTGGTTTAGCGATATTAGCGCTCATCTCTACCTTCTTCTAA
- a CDS encoding metal ABC transporter permease yields MFSLFQYEFMQRAFFAIVAMSLFAPLLGVFLVLRRQSLMSDTLSHVSLAGVAFGLFIGISPNLSTIVVVILAAILLEYLRRLYRNFLEVATAILMSLGLSLALIFSSAGRGKGINLDQYLFGSIVTVSQTQVILLAILAAVVLVVFVLFMRPMYVMTFDEDTALVDGLPVRTMSVLFNVVTGVAIALMIPVAGALLVSAIMVMPASIAMRLGLTFKRVLALSVLIGFIGMLSGLVISYQSGAPASATITLVFVAVFIVTLLAQKLMSLTKG; encoded by the coding sequence GTGTTTAGTTTATTTCAATATGAGTTCATGCAACGTGCTTTTTTTGCAATTGTTGCCATGTCATTATTTGCCCCCCTATTGGGTGTGTTCTTAGTCCTGCGTCGTCAAAGTTTGATGAGTGATACGCTGAGTCATGTGTCATTGGCTGGTGTTGCCTTTGGGTTATTCATCGGCATCTCACCGAATCTATCAACGATTGTGGTCGTTATTTTAGCAGCTATTTTACTAGAATATTTAAGAAGACTCTATCGCAATTTTTTAGAAGTAGCGACAGCTATTCTGATGAGTCTTGGCCTATCCTTAGCCTTAATTTTTTCTAGTGCTGGTAGAGGTAAGGGCATTAATCTAGACCAATACCTATTTGGCTCTATCGTGACAGTCTCACAGACACAGGTTATCTTACTTGCGATTCTTGCAGCCGTTGTTTTAGTTGTCTTTGTCTTATTTATGCGTCCGATGTATGTCATGACTTTTGATGAGGATACAGCCTTAGTCGATGGTTTGCCTGTCAGAACGATGTCTGTTTTGTTTAATGTGGTAACAGGGGTCGCTATCGCCTTGATGATTCCAGTAGCTGGCGCCTTGTTAGTTTCAGCAATCATGGTCATGCCAGCGTCAATTGCCATGCGACTTGGCTTGACCTTTAAACGTGTGCTTGCCTTGTCTGTTCTTATCGGCTTTATCGGCATGCTCTCTGGTCTGGTCATTTCTTATCAGAGTGGCGCCCCAGCTAGTGCGACGATTACGCTTGTCTTTGTCGCAGTCTTTATTGTCACACTCCTTGCTCAAAAACTAATGAGCTTGACTAAAGGCTAA
- a CDS encoding metal ABC transporter ATP-binding protein, which translates to MSYIKVRDLSFVYDAEPVLAGVSFQIDAGEFVTLTGENGAAKSTLVKASLGIIKPKTGEITIAKQNTKGKKLRISYLPQQIASFNAGFPSTVKEFVVSGRFPRNGWFKRVTAHDLEHVEKSLRSVGMWDQRDKRMGALSGGQKQRIAIARMFASDPDLFILDEPTTGMDDVSRSDFYRLMHHAAHKHGKAVLMITHDAADVAAFADRNIHLVRKQNTQWRCFSVHEEATDLPVNQVMDGKEKEVMGV; encoded by the coding sequence ATGAGCTATATAAAAGTAAGGGATTTGAGTTTTGTTTATGATGCAGAACCTGTCTTAGCGGGCGTCTCTTTTCAGATAGATGCTGGTGAATTTGTTACCCTGACAGGTGAAAATGGTGCAGCAAAATCAACGCTTGTCAAGGCAAGTTTAGGGATTATCAAGCCTAAGACTGGTGAGATTACGATCGCCAAGCAAAATACAAAGGGTAAAAAATTAAGAATTTCCTATCTGCCACAGCAAATCGCGAGTTTCAACGCAGGGTTTCCAAGCACAGTCAAAGAGTTTGTCGTTAGTGGCCGATTTCCACGTAATGGCTGGTTTAAACGGGTAACAGCACATGACTTGGAGCACGTCGAAAAGTCACTTCGTTCAGTTGGTATGTGGGACCAACGTGATAAACGGATGGGCGCTTTATCTGGTGGTCAAAAACAACGTATCGCAATCGCCAGAATGTTTGCCAGTGATCCAGATCTTTTTATATTGGATGAGCCGACGACTGGAATGGATGATGTCAGTCGTTCAGATTTTTATCGGTTGATGCATCATGCTGCGCATAAACATGGTAAAGCAGTCTTGATGATCACCCATGATGCAGCTGATGTAGCAGCCTTTGCAGATCGAAATATTCACCTAGTACGCAAACAAAATACGCAATGGCGTTGTTTCAGTGTACATGAAGAGGCAACAGATCTGCCAGTAAATCAAGTAATGGATGGTAAAGAGAAAGAGGTGATGGGTGTTTAG
- a CDS encoding zinc-dependent MarR family transcriptional regulator codes for MENNKQALSQKIDLFFTKIMQLAENKQEVLLGKCESGAGLTNTQEHILMLLLQDELTNAELADMLNVSPAAVTKALKKLQQLSLVCSEKSASDARIVLWHLSEEGRPIAKEHGHHHQATLATYSEVVSEFSNEEQETIIAFLEKMESKF; via the coding sequence ATGGAAAATAATAAACAAGCACTCAGTCAAAAAATAGATTTGTTTTTTACCAAGATTATGCAGCTTGCTGAAAATAAGCAAGAGGTTTTACTAGGTAAATGTGAGTCTGGAGCAGGATTGACAAATACACAAGAACATATTTTGATGTTGCTACTACAAGATGAGCTGACCAATGCAGAATTAGCGGATATGCTGAATGTCTCGCCTGCAGCAGTGACTAAAGCGCTGAAAAAACTACAGCAGCTTAGCTTGGTATGCTCAGAAAAATCGGCATCAGACGCACGGATTGTCCTGTGGCATTTGTCAGAAGAAGGTAGACCGATAGCCAAAGAGCATGGGCATCATCATCAAGCGACGCTTGCGACGTATTCAGAAGTCGTGTCAGAGTTTTCAAATGAGGAGCAAGAAACGATCATAGCATTTTTAGAAAAGATGGAGAGTAAGTTTTGA
- the ispE gene encoding 4-(cytidine 5'-diphospho)-2-C-methyl-D-erythritol kinase, producing the protein MEITEKAPAKINLGLDVISKRTDGYHELDMIMASVDLSDRITVRELPDSSDIKLQSNSSFVPLNKKNHVHKAAALIKKRFHIETGVAIYIDKKIPVAAGLAGGSSDAAATLRALNQLWQLGLSLAELAKLGEEIGSDVPYCVYGQTARVTGRGEHVKPITNTKKPWVILVKPAFGVSTPDIFRHVDLATITHPDIDTLEAAVVNADVDKVLQNLGNSLEDVTLDKHPLISKIKAHLMARGADAVLMSGSGPTVFALCHQEKKAHRICDSIKGFCNEVYLVRML; encoded by the coding sequence ATGGAAATTACAGAAAAGGCACCAGCCAAGATAAATCTTGGCTTAGATGTGATCAGCAAACGGACAGATGGGTATCATGAATTAGATATGATTATGGCAAGCGTCGACTTATCAGATCGGATTACAGTGAGAGAACTGCCAGACTCGTCAGACATTAAGCTACAATCCAATTCAAGTTTTGTTCCTTTAAATAAAAAGAATCACGTGCATAAAGCAGCAGCTTTAATCAAGAAAAGGTTTCATATCGAGACAGGTGTTGCTATCTATATCGATAAAAAAATACCAGTAGCGGCAGGTCTCGCAGGTGGGTCATCTGATGCTGCGGCCACTTTACGTGCCTTGAATCAACTCTGGCAGTTGGGGTTGAGCTTGGCTGAGCTAGCTAAGTTAGGGGAGGAAATTGGGTCGGATGTGCCTTATTGTGTTTACGGTCAGACAGCTCGCGTGACAGGGCGTGGCGAACATGTAAAACCAATCACCAATACTAAAAAACCTTGGGTGATACTTGTTAAGCCTGCCTTTGGTGTATCGACACCTGACATTTTTCGGCATGTTGACCTGGCTACTATCACGCATCCCGATATCGATACACTTGAGGCAGCTGTCGTTAACGCTGATGTAGATAAGGTCTTACAAAATCTAGGGAACTCACTAGAGGATGTGACGTTAGACAAGCATCCTTTGATTTCGAAGATTAAAGCGCATTTGATGGCAAGAGGCGCAGATGCTGTTTTGATGAGTGGTAGTGGGCCAACTGTTTTTGCCTTATGCCATCAGGAGAAAAAGGCGCATCGCATTTGTGACAGTATCAAAGGCTTTTGTAATGAGGTCTATCTAGTCAGAATGCTTTGA
- a CDS encoding GNAT family N-acetyltransferase — MSIIEVDYKENAGNIANLLDAYTRIQAPEAIETPRKKLSFALVIDDDIVSRITGSISFNGLHIELFMSSNQARGKGYGSQLFAHIEKIAIENGCHYIVLETMSFNAPKFYLDRGFDIIKQVDDSPIDGEKMYFMFKSLR, encoded by the coding sequence ATGTCGATTATAGAAGTGGATTATAAAGAAAATGCAGGTAATATCGCTAATTTGCTTGATGCCTACACGCGTATTCAAGCACCAGAAGCGATTGAGACACCACGAAAGAAGCTAAGCTTTGCCCTAGTGATTGATGATGACATCGTTTCCAGGATAACAGGGTCAATCTCGTTTAATGGCTTACATATTGAGTTATTCATGTCTAGTAACCAAGCGAGAGGAAAAGGATATGGCTCTCAATTATTTGCACACATTGAGAAAATAGCGATTGAAAATGGCTGTCACTATATTGTGCTGGAAACGATGAGTTTTAATGCGCCAAAATTTTATCTGGACAGAGGGTTTGACATTATCAAGCAAGTAGACGATTCACCTATAGATGGAGAAAAAATGTACTTTATGTTTAAATCACTAAGGTAG
- the comGG gene encoding competence type IV pilus minor pilin ComGG: MLYALSISVIFGMILSFYLSAIVENQNNLIAQESFLYAQLMAKLTIERRSDKVAGQLHFDKGVVSYRQQDKVIQVTVTLVSGDRYQFRMLTGSP, from the coding sequence ATGCTCTATGCCCTATCGATTTCAGTTATTTTTGGCATGATCTTGAGTTTTTATTTGTCAGCGATAGTGGAGAATCAGAACAACTTAATCGCCCAAGAATCTTTTTTATACGCCCAACTCATGGCAAAGTTGACCATAGAGAGGCGTTCAGATAAAGTGGCCGGTCAGCTCCACTTTGACAAAGGGGTTGTTAGCTATCGGCAGCAAGATAAGGTGATACAGGTAACAGTTACCTTAGTATCTGGTGATCGTTATCAGTTCCGAATGCTTACTGGGTCGCCTTAA
- the comGF gene encoding competence type IV pilus minor pilin ComGF → MVALLSISLSVLVIQGMTHLIVQEVAVIRQSRENEWQIFCNLLRREFETTRLEKVSQNFLYVSTEKGSRRYGMKAGVDDFRKTNASGQGYQPLIFGVSSVVISAQKQIVTIKLTFKKGDERTFIYAFSKNE, encoded by the coding sequence TTGGTAGCACTTTTATCTATTTCTTTATCTGTTTTGGTCATTCAGGGCATGACGCATTTGATTGTCCAGGAAGTTGCAGTCATTAGGCAATCACGAGAGAATGAGTGGCAAATTTTTTGTAATTTACTCAGACGTGAATTTGAAACGACTAGGTTGGAAAAGGTCAGTCAAAATTTTTTATATGTCAGTACAGAAAAAGGGTCTAGACGCTATGGTATGAAAGCAGGCGTGGATGATTTTAGGAAAACGAATGCATCGGGTCAAGGCTATCAGCCACTGATTTTTGGTGTATCCTCTGTTGTTATATCAGCCCAAAAGCAGATCGTCACGATCAAGCTGACCTTTAAAAAAGGAGATGAGAGAACATTTATTTACGCATTTTCAAAAAACGAGTAA